In Pseudonocardia sp. C8, one genomic interval encodes:
- a CDS encoding phosphatase PAP2 family protein, whose amino-acid sequence MDDASLIRYRLDAAATTAVATAVLALLAVRYHGVTGPDRWDLLVDAAVVSAAGAWSDALRPTILVLGPVGTTGICALLALVAAARRMWRCVALATAGPVACGAAVLLLQPAIGRTLNGGDALPSGHTTAAVCTAMVVLLVGPRLAGRRVPRVAGAPVVVAVTVIMGTTLITNGLHVPSDILAGAVAGVAGVLSTAFLIDRIAERQHAKGPRISD is encoded by the coding sequence GTGGACGACGCCTCTCTGATCCGGTACCGCCTGGACGCCGCAGCCACGACGGCGGTCGCGACGGCGGTGCTCGCGCTGCTCGCCGTCCGCTACCACGGTGTGACCGGGCCGGACCGCTGGGACCTCCTGGTCGACGCGGCCGTCGTGTCCGCCGCGGGCGCCTGGTCGGACGCATTGCGCCCGACGATCCTCGTGCTCGGACCGGTCGGCACGACCGGGATCTGCGCGCTGCTGGCCCTGGTCGCGGCCGCCCGCCGGATGTGGCGGTGCGTCGCCCTCGCCACCGCAGGGCCCGTGGCCTGCGGCGCGGCGGTCCTGCTCCTGCAACCCGCGATCGGCCGGACCCTCAACGGCGGGGACGCACTGCCCAGCGGGCACACCACGGCCGCGGTGTGCACCGCGATGGTCGTGCTGCTCGTCGGCCCCCGGCTGGCCGGGCGCCGGGTTCCGCGGGTGGCGGGCGCACCGGTCGTCGTCGCGGTGACCGTGATCATGGGAACGACGCTGATCACGAACGGGCTGCACGTGCCGAGCGACATCCTGGCCGGTGCCGTCGCCGGCGTCGCCGGCGTCCTTTCGACCGCGTTCCTCATCGACCGAATAGCCGAAAGACAGCACGCAAAAGGGCCGCGAATTTCGGACTGA
- the rfbC gene encoding dTDP-4-dehydrorhamnose 3,5-epimerase yields MDIHPTTLPGSALIDLKRLEDDRGFFARAFCEQEFVDAGLDPTITQCNLSYNHEAGTLRGFHYQLEPNAEVKVIRCVRGAIYDVIVDLRPDSDTYLQWFGAELSQDNYRAMYVPRNFAHAYLTLTPDATTIYQVSTPYTPGAERGLRWNDPTIGVEWPVEVTTVSDKDANWPLLADNPDFADTLSGARR; encoded by the coding sequence ATGGACATCCACCCGACCACGCTCCCCGGATCGGCGCTGATCGACCTCAAGCGCCTCGAGGACGACCGCGGGTTCTTCGCCCGCGCGTTCTGCGAGCAGGAGTTCGTCGACGCCGGGCTCGACCCCACGATCACCCAGTGCAACCTCTCGTACAACCACGAGGCGGGCACGCTGCGCGGCTTCCACTACCAGCTGGAGCCCAACGCCGAGGTCAAGGTCATCCGCTGCGTCCGTGGCGCGATCTACGACGTGATCGTCGACCTGCGGCCCGACTCGGACACCTACCTGCAGTGGTTCGGGGCCGAGCTGTCCCAGGACAACTACCGGGCCATGTACGTGCCGCGGAACTTCGCGCACGCCTACCTGACCCTCACCCCGGACGCGACGACGATCTACCAGGTCTCCACGCCGTACACCCCGGGCGCCGAGCGGGGCCTGCGCTGGAACGACCCGACGATCGGTGTCGAGTGGCCGGTCGAGGTCACGACCGTGTCCGACAAGGACGCCAACTGGCCGCTGCTGGCCGACAACCCGGACTTCGCCGACACCCTCTCCGGAGCCCGCCGATGA
- a CDS encoding nucleoside-diphosphate sugar epimerase/dehydratase, with the protein MSPDALLATALVAIGLQVVVSVAAGHIRGRHVVGAADDALHVSGTILVTGSTLFAIGLTPLLSIPRSIPLIAVLVAIPLAVGPRVAARLLRERRNRPDPASADQVIVFGAGQRGQQIIRSMLGETGSGYLPVALIDDDPRARRRRISGVPVLGSRADLPRIIGETGATLLVVAIHDLPVDVMREVSRVATGAGLQVKVIPALMDVFRPWIGLTDLQDLDIADLIGRTPVEVDVGAIAEYLAGRTVLVTGAGGSIGSELCRQVHRFGPASLLMLDRDESALHALQLSISGRALLDSPDVILADIRDADTIRRVFLERRPDVVFHAAALKHLPMLEQYPAEAWQTNVLGTRNVLDAAREAEVRRFVNISTDKAANPTSVLGMSKRIGERLVAGMDGVADGAYVSVRFGNVLGSRGSVLTTFSEQIAAGRPITITHPDVTRFFMTIPEAVRLVIQAGAVGEPGEVLVLDMGAPVRIVDIARQLTLLAGRSVQITYTGLRDGEKLHEDLFGDGEPDVRPVHPAVSHVPVPALPGTALPPDPPAGGTVAVLRALADRAPDTDAAVTDGPGSRVAGRATVVSLGDRR; encoded by the coding sequence GTGTCCCCGGATGCGTTGCTGGCCACCGCCCTCGTCGCGATCGGCCTTCAGGTCGTCGTCTCGGTCGCCGCGGGACACATTCGCGGACGACACGTCGTCGGCGCGGCCGACGACGCGCTGCACGTGAGCGGAACGATTCTCGTGACCGGATCGACGCTGTTCGCGATCGGCCTGACGCCGTTGCTGTCCATTCCCCGATCGATCCCGTTGATCGCCGTCCTGGTCGCGATCCCGCTCGCGGTCGGCCCCCGGGTCGCCGCCCGCCTGCTCCGGGAGCGCCGCAACCGTCCGGACCCGGCCTCCGCCGACCAGGTGATCGTCTTCGGTGCGGGTCAACGCGGCCAGCAGATCATCCGTTCGATGCTCGGGGAGACCGGTTCCGGCTACCTCCCGGTCGCACTGATCGACGACGACCCCCGCGCTCGCCGGCGCCGGATCTCCGGCGTGCCGGTCCTCGGGTCACGCGCGGATCTGCCGCGGATCATCGGGGAGACCGGGGCGACGCTGCTCGTCGTCGCGATCCACGACCTCCCGGTGGACGTGATGCGCGAGGTCAGCCGGGTCGCCACCGGTGCCGGGCTGCAGGTGAAGGTCATTCCCGCGCTGATGGACGTGTTCCGGCCCTGGATCGGCCTCACCGATCTGCAGGACCTCGACATCGCGGATCTGATCGGGCGGACCCCGGTCGAGGTCGACGTCGGCGCCATCGCCGAGTACCTGGCGGGCCGGACCGTCCTGGTCACCGGCGCCGGCGGCTCCATCGGCTCGGAACTCTGCCGCCAGGTTCACCGGTTCGGGCCCGCCTCGCTGCTGATGCTGGACCGGGACGAGTCGGCACTGCACGCCCTGCAGCTCTCGATCAGCGGGCGTGCCCTGCTGGACTCGCCGGACGTCATCCTCGCCGACATCCGCGACGCCGACACGATCCGGCGGGTCTTCCTCGAGCGGCGGCCGGACGTCGTGTTCCACGCCGCCGCACTCAAGCACCTCCCGATGCTGGAGCAGTACCCCGCCGAGGCGTGGCAGACGAACGTGCTCGGCACGCGCAACGTCCTCGACGCCGCGCGGGAGGCCGAGGTCCGGCGGTTCGTCAACATCTCGACCGACAAGGCCGCGAACCCGACCAGCGTGCTCGGGATGTCGAAGCGGATCGGCGAACGCCTGGTCGCAGGCATGGACGGCGTGGCCGACGGGGCGTACGTCTCGGTGCGGTTCGGCAACGTGCTCGGCAGCAGGGGATCGGTGCTCACCACGTTCTCCGAGCAGATCGCGGCCGGCCGACCGATCACGATCACACATCCCGACGTGACCCGGTTCTTCATGACGATCCCGGAAGCCGTCCGTCTCGTGATCCAGGCCGGTGCGGTCGGGGAGCCCGGCGAGGTGCTCGTCCTGGACATGGGCGCGCCCGTCCGGATCGTCGACATCGCCCGCCAGCTCACCCTGCTCGCCGGGCGGTCGGTGCAGATCACCTACACCGGCCTGCGGGACGGCGAGAAGCTGCACGAGGACCTGTTCGGCGACGGCGAGCCCGACGTCCGTCCCGTGCACCCCGCGGTGTCACACGTCCCGGTCCCGGCGTTGCCCGGGACCGCCCTGCCACCCGACCCGCCCGCGGGCGGCACGGTTGCCGTGCTGCGGGCGCTCGCGGACCGTGCACCGGACACCGATGCTGCGGTGACGGACGGTCCCGGCTCCCGCGTGGCCGGCCGGGCCACCGTCGTCTCGCTCGGGGACCGGCGGTGA
- a CDS encoding sugar transferase, whose protein sequence is MRRVLDVVVSLLAGLLLLPVIAAVALAVLVTMGRPVLFRQERAGLGGVPFRLLKFRTMRPPSEFGQPDAARTPAVGRFLRASSLDELPQLWNILRGDMSLIGPRPALPLQVEHYTARQRGRLAVRPGLTGWAQVNGRNAISWPERIELDLWWIDHRGAGLDLRIVALTALRTVRPSGVHGVDGINDGFPTASGTVVDFWGARPAAPGSAHGSVPAPRAEPGVPDAPATDQARTAGDR, encoded by the coding sequence ATGAGGCGGGTGCTGGACGTCGTGGTGTCCCTGCTCGCCGGCCTGCTGCTGTTGCCGGTGATCGCCGCCGTGGCGCTCGCCGTGCTGGTGACGATGGGCCGCCCGGTGCTGTTCCGGCAGGAGCGCGCGGGCCTCGGCGGCGTGCCGTTCCGGTTGCTGAAGTTCCGGACGATGCGCCCGCCGTCGGAGTTCGGGCAGCCCGACGCGGCACGGACCCCCGCGGTGGGCCGGTTCCTGCGCGCGAGCAGCCTCGACGAGCTGCCGCAGCTGTGGAACATCCTGCGCGGGGACATGTCGCTGATCGGCCCCCGGCCGGCACTGCCCTTGCAGGTGGAGCACTACACGGCCCGCCAGCGCGGACGGCTGGCCGTGCGGCCGGGCCTGACCGGCTGGGCCCAGGTCAACGGCCGCAACGCGATCAGCTGGCCCGAACGGATCGAGCTGGACCTGTGGTGGATCGACCATCGCGGGGCGGGCCTGGACCTGCGGATCGTCGCGCTCACCGCCCTCCGGACCGTCCGGCCCTCCGGGGTGCACGGCGTCGATGGGATCAACGACGGGTTCCCGACCGCCTCCGGCACGGTCGTGGACTTCTGGGGCGCCCGCCCTGCAGCCCCAGGCTCGGCGCACGGGAGCGTCCCGGCCCCGCGTGCGGAACCGGGGGTCCCGGACGCGCCCGCAACGGATCAGGCCCGGACCGCGGGCGACCGGTAG
- a CDS encoding DegT/DnrJ/EryC1/StrS aminotransferase family protein: MTAAPVRPSTGPRTGLAITGGTPVRTAPMPGWPHFEVEDAATVSEILLSGRVNYWTGEQGRAFEAEFARWAGARHAVAMANGTVALEIALRAIGVGPGTEVVVPAATFIATASAVVACGGVPVVVDVDPDSQALTPATVEPALTRRTRAVVAVHVGGYPADTAALARLTADRGIDLVEDCAQAHGARRAGLPVGTHARIAAWSFCQDKIMSTAGEGGAVTTSDDDLARRCWSLKDHGKDHAAVHGPAAAPGFRWLHTTFGTNARMTEIQAAVGRRQLHLLAGWVARRREHACVLRDALGGLPALRLPRVPDDAEHAYYRFYAHVRPAALGPGWDRDRVVAAIVAEGVPCAFGGCTEIYRERAFDRTGRPAGRLPVARELGETSLVLPVHPTLSADDVGDLAAATRKVLAEATA, from the coding sequence GTGACCGCCGCCCCGGTGCGGCCGTCCACCGGGCCACGCACCGGGCTCGCCATCACCGGCGGGACCCCGGTGCGGACGGCGCCGATGCCCGGCTGGCCGCATTTCGAGGTCGAGGACGCCGCCACGGTGTCGGAGATCCTGCTGTCCGGGCGGGTGAACTACTGGACGGGCGAGCAGGGACGGGCGTTCGAGGCCGAGTTCGCGCGCTGGGCCGGGGCCCGGCACGCGGTCGCGATGGCGAACGGGACGGTCGCCCTCGAGATCGCGTTGCGGGCGATCGGCGTCGGCCCGGGCACCGAGGTCGTCGTGCCGGCCGCGACGTTCATCGCGACCGCGAGCGCCGTCGTCGCCTGCGGGGGAGTGCCGGTCGTGGTCGACGTCGACCCCGACTCGCAGGCGCTCACGCCGGCGACCGTGGAACCGGCGCTGACCCGACGGACCCGTGCCGTGGTGGCGGTGCACGTCGGCGGGTACCCGGCCGACACCGCGGCGCTCGCCCGGCTCACCGCGGACCGCGGGATCGACCTGGTCGAGGACTGCGCACAGGCGCACGGTGCCCGGCGTGCCGGGCTCCCGGTGGGCACGCACGCCCGGATCGCCGCATGGTCGTTCTGTCAGGACAAGATCATGAGTACCGCGGGCGAGGGCGGTGCGGTCACCACGTCCGACGACGATCTCGCGCGACGGTGCTGGAGCCTCAAGGACCACGGCAAGGACCATGCTGCCGTCCACGGGCCCGCGGCGGCCCCCGGCTTCCGCTGGCTGCACACCACGTTCGGGACGAACGCCCGGATGACCGAGATCCAGGCGGCCGTCGGACGGCGGCAGCTGCACCTGCTCGCCGGCTGGGTCGCGCGGCGCCGGGAGCACGCGTGTGTGCTGCGGGATGCGCTCGGCGGCCTTCCCGCACTCCGGCTCCCACGGGTCCCGGACGACGCCGAGCACGCCTACTACCGCTTCTACGCCCACGTCCGGCCGGCGGCCCTCGGCCCGGGCTGGGACCGCGACCGGGTGGTCGCGGCGATCGTCGCCGAGGGCGTCCCGTGCGCGTTCGGCGGATGCACCGAGATCTACCGGGAGCGGGCGTTCGACCGGACCGGGCGTCCGGCCGGGCGGCTGCCGGTCGCCCGGGAGCTCGGCGAGACGTCACTGGTCCTCCCCGTGCATCCCACACTGTCCGCGGACGACGTCGGCGACCTGGCGGCCGCCACCCGAAAGGTGCTCGCGGAGGCGACGGCATGA
- a CDS encoding GNAT family N-acetyltransferase, whose translation MTAPARTVGTALLADGGAAATDAEFFRSAGFLRAEGVTHTVVTEDGRLAVPVIVREIPGDGGYDAISPYGYPGARCEGPQVTAGDLDLRPTGLVSVFLRERLGTPAVHGARPRQPVLLHDPALPRRLNRRTATKARSNERAGYACAVVPGPQAGPDLLAGFHTAYTETMVGVGAAARYLYSPAYLAACLTEDSSWLVVVHGPDGDVAAAALVVRSDGVLHYHLGGTADAHRAASPAKNMMIAMTELAETVGVPLNLGGGMTEGDSLHRFKSLFANTTGVFATHDLVGDPQAYRRLARRSGEAGDFFPAYRSPAVRA comes from the coding sequence GTGACCGCCCCGGCCCGCACCGTGGGCACCGCCCTGCTGGCCGACGGCGGTGCCGCCGCGACGGACGCCGAGTTCTTCCGCAGCGCGGGTTTCCTGCGTGCGGAGGGGGTCACGCACACGGTCGTCACCGAGGACGGCCGGCTCGCGGTGCCGGTGATCGTCCGCGAGATCCCCGGCGACGGCGGGTACGACGCGATCTCCCCCTACGGCTATCCGGGTGCCCGGTGCGAAGGTCCGCAGGTCACCGCCGGGGACCTGGACCTCCGTCCGACCGGGCTGGTCAGCGTGTTCCTGCGGGAGCGGCTCGGGACACCCGCAGTGCACGGTGCCCGGCCGCGGCAGCCGGTGCTGCTGCACGACCCGGCGCTCCCGCGCCGGCTGAACCGGCGGACCGCGACGAAGGCCCGCAGCAACGAGCGGGCCGGCTACGCCTGTGCCGTGGTTCCGGGTCCGCAGGCCGGGCCGGACCTGCTCGCCGGCTTCCACACCGCCTACACCGAGACCATGGTCGGCGTCGGGGCGGCGGCGCGGTACCTCTACTCGCCGGCCTACCTGGCGGCCTGCCTGACCGAGGACTCGTCCTGGCTGGTCGTGGTGCACGGCCCGGACGGTGACGTCGCGGCCGCCGCGCTGGTCGTCCGCAGCGACGGGGTACTGCACTACCACCTCGGCGGCACCGCCGACGCCCACCGAGCGGCGTCCCCGGCGAAGAACATGATGATCGCCATGACGGAACTGGCCGAGACGGTGGGCGTCCCGCTCAACCTCGGCGGCGGGATGACCGAGGGGGACAGCCTGCACCGCTTCAAGAGCCTGTTCGCCAACACGACCGGCGTGTTCGCCACCCACGACCTCGTCGGCGACCCTCAGGCCTACCGGCGCCTCGCCCGGCGGTCCGGTGAGGCCGGTGACTTCTTCCCCGCCTACCGGTCGCCCGCGGTCCGGGCCTGA